The Pseudophaeobacter arcticus DSM 23566 genome includes a region encoding these proteins:
- the fliP gene encoding flagellar type III secretion system pore protein FliP (The bacterial flagellar biogenesis protein FliP forms a type III secretion system (T3SS)-type pore required for flagellar assembly.) produces MTRTALILTLVVSCAALMLPQAAMAQELSLSLAEGQSISARSIQLILLITVLSLAPGLLIMITCFPFLVTVLSILRQGLGLQQAPPNMMMISLALFLTYFVMEPVFTEAWQVGISPLIEEQIDIETGLTRGLEPFRAFMANRLDPDTFYAISDLRPDMEAMNPSPEAPLSVLIPSFLLSEIARAFQIGFLVFLPFLVIDLVVAAVLMSMGMMMVPPAVVSLPFKLAFFVVADGWSLIATALVRSYYP; encoded by the coding sequence ATGACACGCACAGCCCTAATCCTCACTCTTGTTGTCTCCTGCGCAGCCCTGATGCTGCCGCAGGCGGCAATGGCGCAGGAGCTGAGCCTGTCGCTCGCCGAGGGGCAATCCATCTCGGCCCGCTCGATCCAGCTTATCCTGCTGATCACCGTGCTCAGCCTGGCTCCTGGCCTGCTGATCATGATCACCTGTTTCCCATTCCTGGTGACGGTTCTGTCGATTCTCCGCCAGGGTCTGGGTCTACAGCAGGCGCCCCCCAATATGATGATGATCAGCCTGGCGCTGTTTCTCACCTATTTTGTCATGGAGCCCGTCTTTACCGAGGCCTGGCAGGTCGGCATCAGCCCATTGATCGAAGAACAGATCGACATTGAAACCGGCCTGACGCGTGGCCTGGAGCCCTTTCGGGCCTTCATGGCCAATCGGCTGGATCCGGATACCTTCTATGCGATTTCCGATCTGCGCCCGGACATGGAAGCCATGAACCCCAGTCCCGAAGCGCCGCTTTCGGTGCTGATTCCCAGCTTCCTGCTGTCTGAAATTGCCCGCGCCTTTCAGATCGGCTTTCTGGTCTTCCTGCCCTTCCTGGTGATCGACCTTGTGGTGGCAGCTGTGCTGATGTCGATGGGGATGATGATGGTGCCCCCGGCGGTGGTCTCCCTGCCGTTCAAGCTGGCTTTCTTTGTCGTTGCCGACGGCTGGAGCCTGATCGCAACCGCCCTGGTGCGCAGCTATTATCCCTAG
- a CDS encoding MotE family protein, giving the protein MTVKQPKSKKEKKPGRSRSSALLLLSLLLIGSALVRLGLEAGPAIAREVSNLQNSKEQGSNHGGQMQSQGMPSSAELQAMLAAFKEREAALELREAEIEDRMKALGIADEAIDRKLAALEKAEEELRTTLALADGATEADVDRLTTVYEQMKPKESAALFEEMDPNFAAGFLARMRPEAAAGIMAGLSPEAAYTISVVMAGRNSGVPKE; this is encoded by the coding sequence ATGACTGTTAAACAGCCAAAGAGCAAAAAGGAAAAGAAGCCAGGACGCAGCCGTAGCAGCGCCTTGCTTTTGTTGTCGCTGCTTTTGATTGGCTCGGCGCTGGTGCGCCTGGGTCTGGAGGCAGGTCCGGCAATTGCGCGGGAAGTCTCCAATCTTCAGAACAGCAAAGAACAAGGGTCCAATCACGGTGGCCAGATGCAAAGCCAGGGCATGCCGTCTTCTGCTGAGCTGCAAGCGATGCTGGCAGCCTTCAAGGAGCGCGAAGCGGCGCTAGAGCTGCGGGAAGCCGAGATCGAAGACCGCATGAAGGCTCTGGGAATCGCTGATGAGGCCATTGACCGGAAACTGGCGGCTTTGGAGAAGGCAGAAGAAGAGCTGCGGACGACATTGGCATTGGCCGATGGCGCCACAGAGGCTGATGTTGATCGCCTGACCACGGTTTACGAACAGATGAAGCCAAAAGAATCGGCTGCGCTGTTTGAAGAAATGGATCCCAATTTTGCAGCCGGTTTCCTGGCGCGTATGCGGCCAGAGGCTGCGGCTGGTATTATGGCCGGCCTGAGCCCGGAAGCCGCCTATACAATCAGCGTTGTGATGGCAGGTCGCAATAGCGGAGTTCCCAAGGAATAA
- a CDS encoding flagellar basal body P-ring protein FlgI, with protein sequence MKFFRLLIACLLLPTLAQANAIRLKDLVEFDGVRGNDLVGYGLVVGLNGTGDGLRNSPFTEEIMTNILERLGVNVTGEQFRPKNVAAVFVTATLPPFARVGGTVDVTVSAIGDSKSLLGGTLIMTPLNAADGQIYAVAQGTVLAGGAVAEGDGAKVTQGVPTSGGIPAGARVEREIGFDLSSLTTMRLALREPDFTTAERIERAVNEEFGRGVALMRDSGTVEIDIKRTNARSTAHAVGRMENLRVEPQRKARVVVDQRSGTIVMGSDVRISRVAVAQGNLTLRIEEAPLVSQPNPFADGETVVVPRTVAAIDEEAGIQLAEVHETTSLSEVVSGLNALGVSPRDMIDILKSLKAAGALHAEFVVR encoded by the coding sequence ATGAAATTCTTTCGCCTTTTGATCGCCTGCCTGCTGCTGCCGACCCTGGCGCAGGCCAATGCAATTCGCCTCAAGGATCTTGTCGAATTCGACGGAGTACGCGGCAACGATCTGGTTGGATACGGCCTTGTGGTCGGGCTCAATGGTACTGGGGACGGGCTGCGAAACTCGCCCTTCACCGAAGAAATCATGACCAATATTCTGGAACGTCTTGGTGTCAATGTGACCGGCGAACAGTTCCGGCCCAAAAATGTGGCGGCGGTCTTTGTGACGGCAACCCTGCCGCCCTTTGCGCGTGTTGGCGGTACTGTGGATGTCACGGTGTCCGCCATTGGCGATTCCAAAAGCCTGCTGGGCGGGACCCTGATCATGACGCCGCTGAATGCGGCGGATGGTCAGATCTATGCAGTTGCGCAAGGCACGGTCCTGGCCGGCGGCGCAGTAGCCGAAGGGGACGGAGCCAAGGTCACCCAGGGGGTTCCGACCTCGGGTGGTATTCCGGCAGGGGCGCGGGTTGAGCGCGAGATCGGTTTTGATCTGTCATCGCTGACCACCATGCGTCTGGCCCTGCGGGAGCCGGATTTCACCACCGCCGAACGGATCGAGCGCGCGGTGAACGAAGAGTTTGGCCGTGGCGTTGCCCTGATGCGCGATTCCGGCACTGTTGAGATCGACATCAAACGTACCAATGCCCGGTCAACGGCCCATGCTGTTGGACGGATGGAAAACCTGCGGGTTGAACCTCAGCGCAAGGCGCGTGTGGTGGTCGATCAGCGCTCTGGCACTATTGTGATGGGCAGCGATGTGCGCATCTCACGGGTTGCGGTGGCCCAGGGCAACCTGACCCTGCGCATCGAAGAGGCCCCCCTGGTATCACAGCCGAACCCCTTTGCTGATGGCGAAACCGTTGTGGTGCCGCGCACGGTTGCTGCGATCGACGAAGAAGCAGGTATCCAGCTGGCCGAGGTGCACGAAACCACCTCGCTGTCCGAGGTGGTGTCCGGTCTGAACGCTTTGGGTGTGTCGCCCCGCGACATGATCGACATCCTCAAAAGCCTGAAAGCCGCAGGTGCATTGCACGCTGAGTTTGTGGTGCGCTAA
- a CDS encoding FliM/FliN family flagellar motor switch protein translates to MDDADDLKMKATDASNPFVSVPVEVVVSVGKARPLVRDLVGLCENAVLALDKRVEDPVDLYVGDRLVARGQLEEMEGDQAGQLAVRLTEIADLQNGLG, encoded by the coding sequence ATGGATGACGCCGACGATCTCAAAATGAAGGCCACCGACGCCAGCAACCCGTTTGTTTCCGTTCCCGTCGAAGTTGTCGTCTCGGTTGGCAAAGCCCGACCGCTGGTCCGCGATCTGGTGGGCCTGTGTGAAAATGCGGTTCTGGCGCTGGATAAACGCGTCGAGGATCCCGTTGATCTTTATGTTGGTGATCGGTTGGTCGCCCGAGGTCAGCTTGAAGAAATGGAAGGCGATCAGGCCGGTCAATTGGCGGTTCGCCTGACCGAGATCGCCGATTTGCAAAACGGTCTGGGATGA
- the flgK gene encoding flagellar hook-associated protein FlgK, translating into MSITSALNSAMTGLTANARLSQVTSENLANALTPGYSSQKLNLSTSQYAAGVRIGDVERNINPALQSTTRKAEAEYAKVGVYSDFYSRMSNYVGTVDDNMSISTQISNFDAALVEATSRPDSTERLHDLSVKAGLIVQSITNAADGLNQQRLAAESSIDLQVDQLNSQLKELEKLNARIVVAQATGGSTTAMEDQRDLLIDTVNQAIPVNVIQRDQGRVALFTVGGVALLDGRASELSFDVKRTIEPQMTQDNGLLSGLEINGLAMDTSITGPLRGGTLIAAFDIRDNVAVEAQNDLDAVARDLVERFQDPALDATIGLTDAGIFTDGGGAFDVADTVGLAARLELNDLIAMDGQAETWRLRDGLYAAAEGDPGDASQLIAYSDAISENRTVSTTKLGTISSDLNTLSASLMSRFARDSDSASNSLSYAATSYTELAQAELALGVDSDAELQNMMLIENAYAANARMLSTIDAMMESLLRI; encoded by the coding sequence ATGTCTATCACAAGTGCACTTAACTCCGCGATGACCGGACTGACTGCGAATGCGCGGCTGTCCCAAGTAACTTCGGAGAACCTGGCCAATGCGCTGACGCCTGGCTACTCCTCTCAAAAACTGAACCTGTCCACCAGCCAATATGCGGCTGGTGTCAGGATCGGCGACGTGGAGCGCAACATCAATCCGGCATTGCAATCTACAACCCGCAAGGCTGAGGCTGAATATGCAAAGGTCGGAGTCTACTCGGATTTCTATTCCAGGATGTCCAACTATGTTGGCACCGTGGACGACAATATGTCGATCTCAACCCAAATCTCGAACTTTGACGCTGCGCTGGTTGAGGCAACATCGCGTCCGGATTCGACCGAGCGGCTGCATGACCTTTCGGTCAAGGCGGGCTTGATTGTTCAATCCATTACCAATGCTGCGGACGGGTTGAATCAGCAACGTCTTGCGGCTGAATCCTCGATTGATCTGCAGGTTGATCAATTGAACAGCCAGTTGAAAGAACTGGAAAAGCTGAATGCTCGTATTGTTGTTGCTCAGGCGACAGGCGGTAGCACCACAGCGATGGAAGACCAGCGAGATCTGTTGATTGATACAGTCAACCAGGCGATCCCGGTCAATGTCATACAGCGGGATCAGGGCCGGGTTGCCCTGTTTACCGTTGGCGGTGTCGCCCTGCTGGATGGCAGGGCATCAGAGCTGAGCTTTGACGTCAAGCGCACAATCGAGCCACAGATGACCCAGGACAACGGGTTGTTGTCGGGGTTGGAGATCAATGGTCTGGCGATGGATACCTCTATCACGGGGCCTTTGCGGGGCGGGACCTTGATTGCGGCCTTTGATATTCGCGACAATGTCGCGGTTGAGGCGCAAAATGATCTGGATGCTGTGGCCCGTGATCTGGTGGAGCGTTTCCAGGATCCGGCGTTGGATGCCACTATTGGCCTTACCGATGCAGGGATCTTTACCGATGGTGGCGGCGCCTTTGATGTCGCCGATACAGTTGGCCTGGCCGCGCGGCTGGAATTGAACGATCTGATTGCCATGGACGGTCAGGCAGAAACCTGGCGTCTGCGGGATGGCCTGTATGCTGCCGCCGAAGGCGATCCTGGTGATGCCAGCCAATTGATCGCATATTCCGATGCGATCAGCGAAAACCGGACTGTATCAACCACCAAATTGGGCACCATTTCTTCGGATCTCAACACCCTTAGCGCCTCTCTCATGTCGCGGTTTGCCCGAGACAGTGACAGCGCCAGCAATTCGCTAAGCTATGCTGCCACCAGTTATACCGAGCTGGCTCAAGCAGAGCTGGCCCTGGGTGTGGATTCGGACGCCGAGCTGCAAAACATGATGCTCATCGAGAATGCCTACGCAGCAAATGCACGCATGCTGTCGACCATTGATGCGATGATGGAATCTCTTCTGAGGATATAA
- the motA gene encoding flagellar motor stator protein MotA yields the protein MIGVIGIVVIFVMVFGGYILAGGKMGIILKALPFEMMIIGGAAVGTFMISNDMSSIKHTLKDVGKVFKGAKWKSDDYRDLLCLLFALIRIARANPVEVEQHIEDPENSSVFNKYPKILGDSEAVNLICDTMRSASMNYDDPHQVEEVLEKRMEANYQHAQHSSHALQVVADGLPALGIVAAVMGVIKTMAAIDQPPEVLGKMIGGALVGTFLGIFLAYGLVGPFADKVKTITEEDSHFYKLIREVLVANLHNHAAAICIEVGRQNTPSHIRPGFSELEEALRSVKQDAA from the coding sequence ATGATCGGTGTGATTGGCATAGTCGTAATTTTTGTCATGGTTTTCGGTGGTTACATCCTGGCCGGTGGCAAGATGGGAATCATTTTGAAGGCCTTGCCTTTTGAGATGATGATCATCGGTGGCGCCGCTGTTGGTACCTTCATGATCAGCAACGATATGAGTAGTATCAAGCACACCCTTAAAGACGTCGGGAAAGTCTTTAAGGGGGCGAAATGGAAGTCTGATGATTATCGGGATCTCCTGTGCCTATTGTTCGCGCTGATCCGTATCGCCCGGGCCAACCCGGTTGAGGTGGAACAGCATATCGAAGACCCCGAGAACTCCTCGGTTTTCAATAAATACCCCAAGATTCTGGGGGACAGCGAAGCGGTGAACCTGATTTGTGACACCATGCGCTCTGCCTCGATGAACTATGATGATCCGCATCAGGTCGAAGAGGTGCTGGAAAAGCGCATGGAGGCGAACTACCAACATGCGCAGCATTCGAGCCACGCCCTGCAGGTTGTTGCAGATGGGCTTCCGGCGCTTGGGATTGTTGCCGCTGTTATGGGTGTTATCAAAACCATGGCCGCGATCGACCAGCCGCCAGAGGTTTTGGGTAAAATGATCGGTGGCGCGCTTGTTGGGACATTCCTGGGGATTTTTCTGGCCTATGGTCTGGTTGGTCCTTTTGCCGACAAGGTGAAAACCATCACCGAAGAAGACTCTCACTTTTACAAATTGATCCGCGAAGTGCTGGTTGCGAACCTTCACAACCATGCGGCCGCCATCTGTATCGAAGTTGGTCGCCAAAACACGCCTTCGCATATTCGCCCCGGCTTTTCTGAACTGGAAGAAGCCCTCAGATCGGTAAAACAGGACGCAGCATGA
- a CDS encoding LysE family translocator: MTWSEILAFAFVASLPVMSPGSNGVLITKALNPKVSMFDLAAFRQFINLGDATVSVSLMLVSVQALINALWFGAMVMLFSQLSSMAKSGRFQRWLKAVTGVVFIGFGAKLASYRVEV, encoded by the coding sequence ATGACTTGGTCAGAAATTCTAGCATTTGCCTTTGTGGCCTCACTGCCGGTCATGTCGCCCGGCTCCAATGGCGTTCTGATCACCAAGGCGCTCAACCCGAAGGTTTCGATGTTCGACCTCGCGGCCTTTCGGCAGTTCATCAATCTGGGCGACGCAACGGTCAGCGTCTCTCTGATGCTTGTCTCAGTACAGGCCTTGATCAACGCGCTTTGGTTTGGCGCCATGGTAATGCTGTTTTCCCAGCTCAGCTCAATGGCAAAAAGCGGTCGTTTTCAGCGCTGGCTGAAAGCTGTGACCGGAGTGGTGTTTATCGGCTTTGGCGCTAAACTCGCTAGCTACCGGGTCGAGGTCTGA
- the fliF gene encoding flagellar basal-body MS-ring/collar protein FliF has translation MQQIKNVWTGLDTRKRLIVVGATVAVIASVLAMSHVASKPTMKLLYAGLESGSAGDVVRSLETTGTQYEVRGGSIYVPADRRDELRMTLASEGLPANGGRGYELLDSLTGFGTTSQMFDAAYWRAKEGELARTIVASPHISQARVHIANTGVNPFQRTVDPTASVSVVPLGSPITPAQANAIRFLVASAVTGLAVDNVAVIDANGSLIGSPEAAAAAGAGTDDRSQSIRERVMRLVEARVGHGNAVVEVSVDTVTDTESIREKHVDPASRVAISTDVEERADVSSNQSGEVTVASNIPDGDAASGQGSKNNTTATRERVNYEISETEKEIIRGPGAIKRLTVAVLINGQTVTNDAGEAVFEPRPEEELGALRELISAAIGFDEARGDVITLKSMDLPVIEPAGTAATSSFMDNLYFDAMGLIQMAALAIVTLVLGLFVVRPILAGKSEGLPALSAPDMDPMGGLPDLPVMGTAPGMGDFMMNPDLGANIALDGEIQDGGQFGGIGDMGGMGDMGGLPAIGRGGENPVDRLREMIGERQEETVQILRGWLEENEERV, from the coding sequence TTGCAGCAGATCAAGAATGTCTGGACCGGTTTGGATACGCGCAAGCGGCTCATTGTGGTTGGCGCCACAGTTGCAGTTATTGCGAGTGTGCTTGCCATGTCCCATGTGGCGAGCAAGCCAACCATGAAATTACTCTATGCCGGGCTCGAAAGTGGCTCAGCTGGGGATGTAGTACGGTCACTGGAAACGACCGGCACACAATACGAAGTCCGCGGTGGCTCTATTTATGTCCCCGCTGATCGCCGCGACGAACTGCGCATGACGCTGGCCAGCGAAGGCCTGCCGGCAAATGGCGGTCGCGGCTATGAACTGCTCGATTCGCTTACCGGGTTTGGCACAACATCGCAGATGTTTGATGCAGCCTACTGGCGCGCCAAAGAAGGAGAGCTGGCCCGTACCATCGTTGCCAGCCCCCATATCAGCCAGGCCCGTGTTCATATTGCCAATACTGGCGTCAATCCTTTTCAGCGCACCGTGGATCCAACAGCCTCCGTATCCGTCGTGCCTCTGGGATCGCCGATCACGCCGGCACAGGCCAATGCAATTCGCTTTTTGGTTGCCTCCGCCGTCACCGGACTGGCGGTTGATAATGTTGCCGTGATCGATGCCAATGGCTCTTTGATCGGATCTCCCGAAGCTGCGGCTGCTGCCGGCGCTGGAACCGATGATCGCTCGCAGTCGATTCGCGAACGGGTCATGCGCCTGGTCGAGGCCCGCGTGGGTCACGGCAATGCCGTGGTCGAAGTCAGCGTCGATACCGTCACCGACACCGAATCGATCCGCGAAAAACATGTTGATCCAGCCAGCCGTGTCGCCATCAGTACAGATGTCGAAGAACGTGCCGATGTGTCCAGCAACCAATCCGGCGAGGTCACCGTGGCCTCGAATATCCCGGATGGTGATGCGGCCTCGGGCCAGGGATCAAAAAACAACACCACCGCGACTCGCGAACGGGTAAACTATGAGATCTCCGAGACCGAAAAAGAAATCATCCGCGGCCCAGGTGCAATCAAACGCCTGACCGTTGCGGTGCTGATCAATGGCCAGACGGTGACCAATGACGCTGGCGAAGCCGTGTTTGAACCGCGTCCCGAAGAAGAGCTTGGCGCCCTGCGCGAGCTGATCTCGGCGGCAATCGGATTTGACGAGGCCCGTGGCGATGTCATCACCTTGAAATCCATGGATCTGCCCGTCATCGAACCCGCAGGTACCGCAGCCACCTCGTCCTTTATGGATAACCTTTACTTTGACGCCATGGGACTCATTCAGATGGCAGCGCTTGCCATTGTGACCCTGGTGCTTGGTCTCTTTGTGGTGCGGCCAATTCTGGCAGGCAAAAGCGAAGGTCTTCCTGCCCTTAGCGCCCCGGATATGGATCCGATGGGCGGGCTGCCTGACCTTCCCGTCATGGGCACCGCGCCTGGCATGGGGGACTTCATGATGAACCCGGATCTTGGCGCCAATATCGCCCTGGATGGTGAAATCCAGGATGGCGGCCAGTTCGGCGGCATCGGAGACATGGGTGGCATGGGGGACATGGGTGGCCTCCCCGCCATCGGCCGCGGCGGCGAAAACCCAGTTGATCGTCTGCGTGAAATGATCGGCGAACGCCAAGAAGAAACCGTCCAGATCCTGCGCGGATGGCTGGAAGAAAATGAGGAACGGGTCTGA
- a CDS encoding flagellin, with protein MIYNSYGDLTTHSFLRNRNAELKMDLATLSQEVSTGKKSNLTEELGGDFSYLADIENNLNRINSQTVATNETKLFALSMQSNLSRIAEGTQLMRDDIISVSTTLNAVDAEQFAKEADRQLDAAISSLNGWAGGRSLFSGTATGTSPLNSADTLMSELVLETAGLTDAADIVQAVKDWFADPAGFDAVMYNGSTTDLSPVEIGDGETVSLALRADDPDLTHALQSFAILALLDEPALALSDEAKVGLTRAGMTEMADSSSRLIGVQADIGFMEAQLERVSTRNEASKTSLSLAFNDIVLADQYEVSSKLKSTETQLEILYTVTARSAQLSLVKHM; from the coding sequence ATGATCTATAATTCCTACGGCGACCTGACCACACATAGTTTCCTGCGCAATCGCAATGCGGAACTCAAGATGGATCTGGCGACGCTGTCGCAAGAAGTTTCCACCGGCAAAAAGTCCAACCTGACCGAAGAGTTGGGGGGGGACTTTTCCTATCTGGCGGATATCGAAAACAATCTGAACCGGATTAACAGCCAAACCGTTGCCACCAACGAAACCAAACTCTTCGCGCTGAGCATGCAGAGCAATCTGTCGCGCATTGCGGAAGGGACGCAGCTGATGCGTGACGATATCATCTCGGTCTCGACCACGCTGAATGCAGTAGATGCGGAACAGTTCGCCAAAGAGGCTGACCGTCAGCTGGATGCTGCAATCAGCTCATTGAATGGTTGGGCCGGTGGGCGCAGCCTGTTTTCCGGCACGGCGACGGGAACATCGCCGCTGAATAGCGCCGACACATTGATGAGCGAACTGGTGCTCGAAACAGCCGGTCTGACCGATGCTGCCGACATCGTTCAGGCGGTGAAAGACTGGTTTGCAGATCCCGCAGGTTTTGACGCGGTGATGTACAATGGGTCGACCACCGATCTTTCTCCCGTCGAAATTGGCGATGGCGAGACGGTATCGCTGGCCCTGCGCGCCGATGACCCGGACCTGACCCATGCCTTGCAGAGCTTTGCCATTCTTGCCCTGTTGGATGAACCGGCTCTGGCACTGTCTGATGAAGCCAAGGTCGGCCTGACCCGTGCGGGGATGACCGAAATGGCTGACAGTAGCTCTCGTTTGATTGGGGTGCAGGCGGATATCGGCTTTATGGAAGCTCAGCTTGAACGGGTCAGCACGCGCAATGAGGCCAGCAAAACCAGCCTCAGCCTTGCCTTCAACGACATTGTTCTGGCCGATCAGTATGAAGTCTCCTCCAAGCTGAAATCGACAGAGACCCAGCTGGAAATCCTTTATACGGTGACTGCGCGCAGCGCCCAACTCAGCCTTGTGAAGCACATGTGA
- a CDS encoding flagellar basal body-associated FliL family protein, whose translation MTDAVVNAEENAPGKKSKLPLVIGVVLAIAGGGGGFFAVSSGLLPFGKSAESEETHAAVEAPEGVDSGETAEDIAKLAFIEMEPIVISLRKASGIKHLRFNAQLEVDLIHQAEVEKVLPRVVDVLNSYLRALELEDLSDPMALPKLRAQMLRRINIATGQGRVRDLLIMEFVLN comes from the coding sequence ATGACAGACGCTGTAGTGAATGCGGAAGAAAACGCACCGGGTAAAAAAAGCAAACTGCCCCTCGTCATTGGGGTCGTCCTTGCAATTGCAGGCGGCGGTGGCGGATTTTTTGCAGTTTCGTCAGGGCTTCTTCCCTTTGGTAAATCCGCAGAGTCCGAAGAGACTCATGCGGCTGTAGAAGCGCCAGAAGGCGTAGATAGTGGTGAGACGGCGGAGGATATCGCCAAGCTTGCCTTCATCGAGATGGAACCAATTGTGATTTCGCTGCGCAAAGCCAGCGGCATTAAGCACTTGCGGTTCAACGCACAATTAGAGGTGGATCTGATCCACCAGGCCGAGGTCGAAAAAGTCCTCCCCCGTGTAGTCGATGTACTGAATAGCTATCTTCGCGCTTTGGAGCTTGAGGATCTGTCTGATCCGATGGCGCTGCCAAAGCTGCGCGCGCAGATGCTGCGGCGAATCAACATAGCCACCGGACAGGGGCGTGTGCGTGATTTGCTGATTATGGAATTCGTACTGAACTAG
- a CDS encoding FliH/SctL family protein produces MGITHLLEDFGPATIVQPSSFPEISEEAMEEERAVSYENGYSAGWDDAVTAKDKETAHISATLTSSLEDLNFTYKEAQAQLIESLDPMFKVLTSAVLPDTMAATFGHHIVDQMTDMAKLHTQQPMSIFVSPGEGAAVRALLPDSFATPVQVQEDENLSAGQAYLRAGTSEREINSSGLVESIQESIEAFTYHVREDSQYG; encoded by the coding sequence ATGGGAATTACTCACCTGCTAGAAGATTTTGGTCCCGCAACCATCGTACAACCATCTTCTTTCCCGGAAATCTCGGAAGAGGCGATGGAGGAAGAACGGGCTGTCTCTTATGAAAACGGATACAGCGCCGGCTGGGACGATGCGGTAACGGCCAAGGATAAAGAGACGGCTCATATTTCAGCCACTTTGACAAGTTCGCTGGAGGATCTGAACTTTACCTACAAAGAGGCGCAGGCGCAGCTGATCGAATCTCTGGACCCCATGTTCAAGGTTCTGACCAGTGCCGTACTGCCCGATACCATGGCCGCGACCTTTGGCCACCATATCGTCGATCAAATGACCGACATGGCCAAGTTGCACACGCAGCAACCGATGAGCATCTTTGTGTCGCCAGGCGAAGGCGCCGCAGTGCGCGCCCTATTGCCCGATTCTTTTGCCACTCCGGTACAGGTTCAGGAAGACGAAAACCTGTCAGCGGGGCAGGCCTATCTGCGTGCCGGAACTTCGGAACGCGAAATCAACAGTTCAGGGCTGGTTGAGTCCATTCAGGAATCAATTGAAGCCTTTACCTACCACGTCAGAGAGGACAGCCAGTATGGATGA